One Gordonia sp. SID5947 genomic region harbors:
- a CDS encoding ABC transporter permease: MSTDAVTSSDEGTRTGSGGARRWFREHVMASFDTFGRQMGMFVEVFRVLIVDIVKRRFPFREFIRQCAFMSSTSVFPTLLVAIPIGVIVSIQVSNIAGQIGATSFSGAATGLGVIRQGAPLVTSLLLAGAVGSAIAADLGSRTIRDEIDAMRVMGVNPIQRLISPRLLATMVVSFLLCGFVCFVGFITGYVFNVYFQGGTPGSYTGTFASFASTSDLAFAIIKAVIFGAIVAVVACDRGLTTKGGPAGVANSVNAAVVNSVLLLFTVNVALTQLFAILVPARVV, translated from the coding sequence TTGAGTACTGACGCGGTGACCTCGAGCGATGAGGGAACACGTACGGGGTCCGGCGGGGCGCGCCGGTGGTTCCGCGAGCACGTCATGGCGTCGTTCGACACGTTCGGTCGACAGATGGGCATGTTCGTCGAGGTCTTCCGGGTCCTCATCGTCGACATCGTCAAACGCCGGTTCCCGTTCCGGGAGTTCATCAGGCAGTGCGCATTCATGTCGAGCACCTCGGTTTTTCCCACGCTGCTCGTCGCGATCCCGATCGGGGTGATCGTCTCGATTCAGGTGTCCAACATCGCCGGCCAGATCGGTGCGACCTCTTTCTCCGGAGCCGCGACCGGCCTCGGCGTCATCCGGCAGGGCGCTCCGCTGGTGACGTCGCTGCTGCTCGCAGGCGCGGTCGGCTCCGCGATCGCGGCCGACCTCGGGTCCCGGACCATCCGTGACGAGATCGACGCGATGAGGGTGATGGGGGTGAACCCGATCCAGCGTCTGATCTCGCCGCGCCTGCTGGCCACCATGGTGGTGAGCTTCCTGCTCTGCGGTTTCGTCTGTTTCGTCGGTTTCATCACCGGATACGTCTTCAACGTCTACTTCCAGGGTGGGACGCCCGGTAGCTACACCGGCACCTTCGCGTCCTTCGCATCCACCTCCGACCTCGCCTTCGCGATCATCAAGGCGGTGATCTTCGGTGCGATCGTCGCGGTGGTGGCCTGTGATCGAGGGTTGACCACGAAGGGCGGACCCGCGGGTGTGGCCAACTCGGTCAACGCCGCCGTGGTCAATTCGGTGCTGTTGTTGTTCACCGTGAACGTCGCTCTGACGCAACTGTTCGCGATCCTCGTCCCGGCCAGGGTGGTGTGA
- a CDS encoding MCE family protein — MDIATDGRNPSLLQYVLRGLAFLVVLLILFALLFMRYQGTFTSTVPVTAELTDVGDGLVTDADVRYNGLIVGAVKSIDLSGEVGPGNLQYKNVGIDIDPEQAPGIPGNVTARTVPSNLFGVNSVELVAPAKPSGEGLSSDATIPADETLPTLRLQDAQNELRTLLQAVPPEDLASVLATISDALKGGGAVFGAFVPLLNNYWRTINAQFPPGAPSGFDNFNRAVKGLSQSTPQLLDTLGRSVIPAMTIADKQQDLTAILSAGEGVLDETQALFAANGDRGKRVVRDLNTMVGAAVLEPDALPQALTALNNLATKALTVFTGVNGHAQLNAGLSFSPFQRYTRQNCPVYNGGPYGQTRGPGCVGPGTGTGPTSSGPLMIYPSDGMRRNASTAGSVTTSADKKTLGTALKRKPGTADTLMLGPLVQSSSVRSGNPDGQQGGGR; from the coding sequence ATGGACATCGCCACCGACGGACGCAATCCGTCACTGCTGCAGTACGTCCTGCGCGGACTAGCGTTCCTCGTCGTACTGCTCATCCTGTTCGCGTTGCTCTTCATGCGCTATCAGGGCACGTTCACCTCGACGGTTCCGGTGACCGCCGAACTCACCGATGTGGGTGACGGGTTGGTCACCGACGCGGACGTCCGCTACAACGGGCTGATCGTGGGTGCGGTCAAGTCCATCGACCTCAGCGGCGAGGTCGGTCCGGGCAACCTCCAGTACAAGAACGTCGGGATCGACATCGACCCCGAGCAGGCGCCGGGCATCCCCGGCAACGTCACCGCTCGGACCGTGCCGTCGAACCTGTTCGGCGTCAACTCCGTCGAACTCGTCGCTCCCGCAAAGCCGAGCGGTGAGGGCTTGTCCTCGGATGCCACGATCCCGGCCGACGAGACCCTGCCGACCCTGCGGTTGCAGGACGCGCAGAACGAGCTACGCACCCTGTTGCAGGCCGTGCCACCGGAAGACCTCGCCTCGGTCCTCGCGACGATCTCGGACGCCTTGAAGGGTGGCGGCGCCGTGTTCGGCGCTTTCGTCCCGCTGCTGAACAACTACTGGCGGACGATCAACGCGCAGTTCCCGCCTGGCGCGCCCTCGGGCTTCGACAACTTCAACCGGGCGGTCAAAGGGCTGTCGCAGTCGACACCCCAGTTGCTGGACACCTTGGGGCGCAGCGTGATCCCGGCGATGACGATCGCCGACAAGCAGCAGGACCTCACGGCGATCCTGTCTGCCGGCGAGGGTGTCCTCGACGAGACCCAGGCACTCTTCGCGGCCAACGGCGACCGTGGTAAGCGGGTGGTGCGCGATCTCAACACGATGGTCGGCGCGGCCGTGCTCGAGCCGGATGCGTTGCCGCAGGCGCTGACAGCGCTGAACAATCTCGCCACCAAGGCGCTGACCGTGTTCACCGGGGTCAACGGGCACGCTCAGCTCAACGCCGGTCTGAGCTTCAGTCCGTTCCAGCGGTACACCCGACAGAATTGTCCGGTCTACAACGGCGGCCCGTACGGTCAGACGCGCGGTCCGGGTTGTGTGGGGCCGGGCACCGGGACCGGGCCGACGAGTTCCGGGCCGTTGATGATCTATCCTTCGGACGGTATGCGCCGCAACGCGTCCACCGCGGGATCGGTGACCACCTCGGCGGACAAGAAGACCTTGGGGACGGCGCTGAAGCGTAAGCCGGGGACCGCGGACACGCTCATGCTGGGGCCGCTGGTCCAGTCGAGTTCGGTGCGATCGGGGAACCCGGACGGACAGCAGGGAGGTGGTCGATGA
- a CDS encoding MCE family protein has translation MSHGQSSIRKPLIGFTVFAIVAMLLTYVIWSTLERSLPGNTNSFTTYFTDASGLAVGDDVRMAGVRVGRVHDISLDDGRARVTFDVQTDQPMFTNTKAAIRYQNLIGQRYLSLTVVKGADSAPLAAGSTLQQPSEDSFDVTRLLAGFQPVFETLKPEQVNALSEGLIQTFQGNKVSLSYTVAEVGQVASDMADRDAVIGSIINNLSAVMRDLAKQGGQVGTVIDSISGLIENLNANSAAFGKSVVQIGQTASGFADVLGESRSSLSAAATDARAATSTLIANGAKLDRMAGQLPAFLGHFPLVLGQGAYLNVYACDLDIAIGDVLLPPGLISKIGGTQHSEVCR, from the coding sequence ATGAGTCACGGTCAGTCCAGCATCCGGAAGCCACTGATCGGCTTCACGGTGTTCGCGATCGTCGCGATGCTCTTGACGTACGTCATCTGGTCGACCCTTGAGCGGTCACTGCCGGGCAACACGAACTCTTTCACCACCTACTTCACGGATGCCTCTGGACTCGCCGTCGGCGACGACGTCCGGATGGCCGGCGTGCGGGTGGGCCGGGTCCACGACATCTCGCTGGACGACGGTCGTGCCCGGGTGACCTTCGATGTGCAGACCGACCAGCCCATGTTCACCAACACCAAGGCAGCGATCCGCTATCAGAACCTCATCGGTCAGCGGTACCTGTCGCTCACCGTGGTGAAGGGAGCCGACAGCGCGCCGCTGGCGGCCGGGTCGACTCTCCAGCAGCCGTCCGAGGACTCGTTCGACGTGACCCGACTGCTCGCCGGGTTCCAGCCCGTGTTCGAGACCCTCAAACCCGAACAGGTGAATGCATTGTCGGAGGGGCTGATCCAGACCTTCCAAGGAAACAAGGTGTCGTTGAGCTACACCGTTGCCGAGGTCGGACAGGTCGCCTCGGACATGGCTGACCGCGATGCCGTGATCGGATCGATCATCAACAACCTGAGCGCGGTCATGCGAGATCTCGCCAAGCAGGGCGGTCAGGTCGGCACCGTGATCGACAGCATCTCCGGTCTCATCGAGAACCTCAACGCCAATTCGGCCGCATTCGGTAAGTCGGTGGTCCAAATCGGACAGACCGCAAGCGGTTTCGCAGACGTTCTCGGTGAGAGTCGCAGTTCGCTGTCCGCGGCGGCGACCGACGCGCGGGCGGCCACGTCCACCTTGATCGCCAACGGGGCGAAGCTCGACCGGATGGCCGGTCAGTTGCCGGCCTTCCTCGGTCACTTCCCGTTGGTCCTCGGGCAGGGCGCCTATCTGAACGTCTATGCCTGTGACCTCGACATCGCGATCGGAGATGTGCTCTTGCCGCCCGGATTGATCAGCAAGATCGGTGGCACCCAGCATTCGGAGGTGTGTCGATGA